A part of Bacillota bacterium genomic DNA contains:
- the bzaD gene encoding B12 lower ligand biosynthesis radical SAM protein BzaD produces the protein MRVLMVQALSTEGVAPERVYPIGIVSLATHIKKDGHEVDILDMNLEEDPFGALKERLLDFQPEVVGLSLRNIDPLANKTSSLVPPFIVAVRLVATILPGAWIIAGGTGFSLFPQRLMTELPEIHYGLVGEGEISFPTLLSSLENPSSLKGLSWREGEKIWVNPPARDFNMNHYVPPSRRLLDPSLYLAGNNYVPPVGIEAKRGCSFQCSYCVYPRLQGRGLRCRPPAGVVDEMEVLYKEYGIKSFHFTDPVLNHPRGHLEGICRELLHRRLDVRWSGFFREDCINENNIGLFEQAGCECFSFSPDGLCREALDILGKQLSEADILRAADLASRSDVVTVYHFMVNVPGESEQTCAKGVRLLERIYELHERKRNLGTVVLNNIRILPGTHIEAIAREKGVIGAGTDLLYPVYYNPEPFNAYRYHLETLNLYRNVFMWQGVKK, from the coding sequence ATGCGGGTTTTAATGGTACAGGCCCTTTCCACTGAAGGAGTTGCTCCAGAAAGGGTCTATCCTATTGGAATAGTCTCGCTGGCCACCCATATTAAAAAGGACGGCCACGAGGTTGATATACTGGATATGAATCTGGAGGAAGATCCCTTTGGGGCATTAAAGGAAAGGTTATTAGATTTTCAGCCGGAGGTGGTGGGACTATCCCTGCGCAATATTGATCCCCTGGCTAACAAAACCAGCTCTTTAGTTCCCCCTTTTATTGTCGCCGTTCGCCTGGTGGCGACTATATTGCCCGGGGCCTGGATCATAGCCGGAGGGACCGGTTTTTCCCTTTTCCCGCAGCGCTTGATGACTGAGCTGCCGGAAATCCATTACGGCCTGGTGGGGGAAGGGGAAATTTCATTTCCCACACTGCTGTCATCCCTGGAAAATCCATCCTCCTTAAAAGGATTGTCCTGGCGGGAAGGTGAAAAAATATGGGTCAACCCACCTGCCCGGGACTTCAATATGAATCATTATGTCCCTCCTTCCAGACGGCTTTTGGACCCTTCCCTTTACCTGGCAGGTAATAATTATGTTCCCCCGGTGGGGATAGAAGCCAAGCGGGGCTGTTCTTTTCAGTGTTCCTATTGTGTCTACCCCCGGCTCCAGGGGAGGGGATTGCGCTGTCGCCCGCCGGCGGGTGTGGTGGATGAGATGGAAGTATTATATAAGGAATACGGCATTAAAAGCTTTCATTTTACAGACCCGGTTCTGAATCATCCCCGGGGACACCTGGAGGGAATATGCCGAGAGCTCTTGCACAGAAGGCTTGATGTGCGATGGAGCGGTTTTTTCCGGGAAGACTGTATTAATGAAAATAATATTGGCCTTTTTGAGCAGGCGGGGTGTGAATGTTTTTCTTTTTCCCCGGATGGCCTTTGCCGGGAAGCCTTGGACATATTGGGTAAGCAGCTCAGTGAGGCGGATATTTTAAGGGCGGCGGATTTGGCATCCCGCAGTGACGTGGTTACCGTTTATCACTTTATGGTCAATGTGCCCGGGGAGAGCGAGCAAACATGTGCCAAGGGGGTCCGGCTGCTGGAGCGAATCTATGAGCTGCATGAAAGGAAAAGGAACCTGGGGACGGTAGTTCTTAACAATATTCGCATTTTACCCGGCACGCATATAGAGGCTATAGCCAGAGAAAAAGGGGTAATCGGGGCCGGTACCGACCTTCTTTACCCGGTATATTACAACCCGGAACCCTTTAACGCTTACCGGTACCACCTGGAAACCCTGAATCTCTATCGAAATGTATTTATGTGGCAGGGGGTGAAAAAATGA
- a CDS encoding PadR family transcriptional regulator, whose protein sequence is MKVNKELLKGSTIILVLSLLNQEPMYGYQMIKEIEKKSNGVFEFKEGTLYPILHSLEAAHMIESYWWGSEGGRQRKYYRITPKGVKGLREKQAEWITFRSAVDKILTGEAYAWR, encoded by the coding sequence CTGAAAGTTAATAAGGAGCTCTTAAAAGGAAGTACTATAATACTGGTTCTAAGCTTGCTAAACCAGGAACCTATGTACGGCTATCAAATGATCAAGGAAATTGAAAAGAAGTCGAACGGTGTGTTTGAGTTTAAAGAGGGAACGCTCTACCCCATTCTACACTCGTTGGAAGCCGCACATATGATTGAGTCATATTGGTGGGGCAGTGAAGGCGGTCGGCAAAGAAAATACTACCGGATTACTCCCAAAGGGGTTAAAGGCTTAAGGGAAAAACAAGCAGAGTGGATAACTTTTCGTTCAGCGGTTGATAAAATCCTAACCGGGGAGGCCTATGCATGGAGGTAA
- a CDS encoding methyltransferase domain-containing protein, whose amino-acid sequence MKPPFLKHDPQTAGPQYLEDLATGYWFSEVLFTAVEAEIFTLLATGGKTAGEIAGMLNYNRHGAERFLHALCAMGLLASDGEFFFNTGGSQEYLVKGKENYQGDSILWRQYLNSHWQSLGKCLEAGGRVNFPPPGESSGRIEERTRCYIRAMDGIARLKVQEIIPLFRSISLAGEMLDVGAGSGAFADGFLDYYPLLRATLLDLPRVLDNAEELMGKRGLAERVTCCPGNILEPWPVRNKRYDLIILSNIIHAYSEREVPGILARAAECLKPEGFLIIHDFFFEHCPEKAALSDLNMFINTYNGKVFSAPWVQEELKKQNLSVTGMIPLQTDSAVIIATAEEKNLAQLCVTPEARLAAGIKDLGFRRVCPLPVESVHVPGWVNLRCRFGCEYYGKPHCPPETIAPEKTRELLGNYNRALLLEGEPPGRTFQRRVLQAEREAFKAGFYKALTFWAGHCALCENCAPDGICRNNRDARPSMEGAGIDVFETVRRAGLSLRTLNKKSDYVKYFALLLLE is encoded by the coding sequence ATGAAACCGCCCTTTCTTAAGCACGACCCGCAGACAGCAGGTCCCCAATACCTTGAGGACCTGGCCACCGGGTACTGGTTTTCCGAGGTGCTGTTTACGGCGGTTGAGGCAGAGATTTTTACCCTCCTGGCCACCGGGGGAAAGACGGCCGGTGAAATTGCCGGCATGCTTAATTATAACCGGCACGGGGCGGAGCGTTTCCTGCATGCCCTCTGTGCCATGGGGCTTTTGGCCTCGGACGGGGAATTCTTTTTCAATACCGGGGGTTCCCAAGAATATCTCGTTAAGGGTAAGGAGAATTACCAGGGAGATTCAATACTTTGGCGCCAATACCTGAACTCTCACTGGCAGAGCCTGGGGAAATGTCTGGAGGCCGGGGGGAGAGTGAATTTTCCTCCGCCCGGAGAGTCCTCCGGGCGGATTGAGGAGCGCACCCGTTGTTACATACGGGCTATGGACGGTATAGCCAGGCTCAAGGTGCAAGAAATTATACCCCTTTTCCGGAGCATTTCTCTTGCAGGGGAAATGCTGGATGTGGGGGCGGGGTCCGGTGCCTTTGCGGACGGCTTTCTTGATTACTATCCTTTGCTGCGGGCTACATTGCTGGACTTGCCCCGGGTGTTGGACAATGCTGAAGAGCTTATGGGGAAAAGAGGGTTAGCGGAAAGGGTAACCTGTTGCCCGGGCAATATACTGGAACCCTGGCCGGTAAGAAATAAGCGTTATGATCTGATTATACTTTCCAACATTATTCACGCCTACTCTGAAAGGGAAGTCCCCGGCATACTGGCCCGGGCCGCAGAATGCTTGAAGCCCGAAGGATTTTTGATTATACACGATTTCTTCTTTGAGCATTGCCCGGAAAAGGCGGCTCTATCTGATTTGAATATGTTTATCAACACCTATAACGGCAAAGTTTTTTCCGCCCCCTGGGTGCAAGAAGAGCTAAAAAAGCAAAACTTGTCTGTTACCGGTATGATTCCGTTGCAAACCGATTCGGCGGTAATAATTGCCACGGCGGAAGAAAAGAATCTGGCCCAACTCTGTGTGACTCCCGAGGCTCGTTTGGCGGCCGGGATAAAGGATCTGGGCTTTCGCCGGGTTTGCCCCCTACCCGTGGAATCTGTTCATGTGCCCGGCTGGGTGAACCTGCGGTGCCGGTTCGGGTGTGAATATTACGGTAAGCCCCACTGCCCGCCCGAAACCATTGCACCGGAAAAAACCAGGGAGCTTTTAGGAAATTATAACCGGGCGCTGCTCCTGGAAGGGGAGCCTCCCGGGAGGACTTTCCAGCGCCGTGTGCTGCAGGCGGAAAGGGAGGCCTTCAAAGCTGGTTTTTACAAAGCCCTGACTTTTTGGGCCGGCCATTGTGCCCTTTGTGAAAACTGTGCCCCGGACGGTATCTGCCGTAATAATCGGGACGCCAGGCCTTCCATGGAAGGGGCGGGAATAGATGTATTTGAAACGGTACGGCGGGCCGGGCTTTCACTGCGGACATTGAATAAAAAGAGTGATTATGTCAAATATTTTGCCCTGCTGCTATTGGAGTGA
- a CDS encoding FtsW/RodA/SpoVE family cell cycle protein — protein sequence MEVITNERLISYINEVCSQVKFHEVHREIELELKTHLQETVEEYLAEGFSEDEAVNKAITQMGNADRIGKQLNKVHQPKPEWSILVLSLFFVSLGLLAMFFIEKHGLLGFTPGPVPILFIKSCIFAIIGAAIITGLYLYDFRKIEPYSGHIYWGTVLMLVLSVFAGQPINSTNYLTLGPASINFVEISPLLLSIALAGILHKWDWDKPKQMLQGLLLCVVPLLLILACSSLTAAIIYAAVCITLMIVSGAKPRAFLTLTSLVSGIFVFLIINTPYRLQRFMAFINPEKDPSGAGWLNLQLSQLINGSGSFGQGLTEKPDFVPGLHTEFVFSYLTFTFGWVAVGVLIALIVLFITRMTRVAVVVKNNYARLVLSGFTAIFTVQFIWNIGMNLGFAPISGVGLPFVSYGGSQLILNAAALGIISSIYRRRNISGANGYSL from the coding sequence ATGGAGGTAATTACCAACGAAAGACTAATTTCATATATAAATGAAGTATGCTCACAGGTTAAATTCCATGAAGTGCACCGGGAAATAGAACTTGAACTTAAAACACACCTGCAAGAAACCGTTGAAGAATACTTAGCCGAAGGTTTTTCGGAAGATGAAGCTGTTAATAAAGCCATTACCCAAATGGGAAATGCTGATAGGATAGGCAAACAATTAAACAAGGTTCATCAACCCAAACCGGAGTGGAGCATATTGGTTTTAAGCCTTTTTTTTGTGAGCCTGGGTTTACTGGCTATGTTTTTCATAGAGAAACATGGGTTACTGGGATTCACACCCGGCCCTGTCCCCATATTATTTATCAAGAGTTGTATTTTCGCCATTATTGGGGCAGCCATTATAACGGGTTTATATTTATACGACTTTCGGAAGATTGAACCTTATTCCGGACACATCTATTGGGGCACCGTATTAATGCTGGTTTTATCAGTTTTCGCCGGCCAGCCCATCAACAGTACAAATTATCTCACCCTAGGCCCGGCTAGTATCAATTTTGTAGAAATCAGTCCCTTATTGCTGAGCATAGCTCTGGCCGGTATATTACATAAATGGGACTGGGACAAGCCTAAACAGATGTTACAGGGTCTGTTGTTATGTGTAGTGCCACTGCTTCTAATATTGGCATGCAGTTCACTAACCGCAGCAATTATTTACGCCGCAGTTTGCATAACCCTGATGATTGTTTCCGGAGCAAAACCCAGGGCCTTTTTGACCTTAACAAGTTTAGTATCGGGAATTTTTGTTTTCCTAATCATTAATACCCCGTACAGGCTTCAGCGGTTTATGGCGTTTATTAATCCTGAAAAAGATCCATCGGGAGCCGGCTGGCTAAACCTGCAATTAAGCCAGTTAATTAACGGTTCCGGGTCTTTTGGCCAGGGGCTTACGGAAAAACCCGATTTTGTTCCCGGCCTACACACAGAATTTGTTTTCAGTTATTTAACCTTCACTTTTGGCTGGGTGGCGGTGGGAGTCTTAATTGCTTTGATAGTTTTATTTATTACTCGTATGACCAGGGTTGCCGTAGTGGTTAAAAACAATTACGCCCGGCTGGTACTTAGCGGGTTTACCGCTATCTTTACCGTCCAATTTATATGGAATATAGGTATGAATCTTGGATTTGCCCCCATAAGCGGAGTTGGACTCCCCTTTGTCAGTTACGGTGGGTCACAGTTAATCTTAAATGCCGCGGCATTAGGAATAATATCGAGCATATACCGGCGCAGAAACATCTCGGGGGCAAATGGGTATTCATTATAA
- the thiC gene encoding phosphomethylpyrimidine synthase ThiC has protein sequence MTQLESALQGQITPEMEQVAHQEAVAPEFIRQGVAGGNIVIPRNILRDGMVPVAIGTGLKTKVSASVGLYGSTGNIATEVAKIKAAVQAGTNAIMDLSVSGDIDAMRQETLAAAPTPVGTLPLYQALAEAAEKYGSSTKMEAEGLFDVIERQAAGGVDFLALHCGTTMDVVERAKKEGRIDPLVSYGGSHLIGWMVHNHRENPLYENYDRVLEIARKYDVTISLADGMRPGCLADSLDGAQVQELVILGEMVRRAREAGVQVMVKGPGHVPVDQLKATVTLQKSLCKGAPYFVFGPVVTDIAAGYDHISAAVGGAISAWAGAEFLCYVTAAEHLGLPGVDQVREGVFAARIAAHAADLAKSLPGAAEWDLEISRARKELDWEKQIELAIDPDRARQLKKERSGDSSSGCAMCGKYCAMEVVSKYLGASKNSC, from the coding sequence GTGACCCAGTTGGAAAGTGCTTTACAAGGGCAAATTACACCGGAAATGGAACAGGTGGCCCACCAGGAGGCTGTTGCGCCTGAATTTATCAGGCAGGGGGTAGCCGGTGGAAACATTGTCATACCCCGCAATATTCTGCGCGATGGTATGGTTCCGGTGGCCATAGGCACCGGGCTGAAAACAAAAGTTAGTGCCAGCGTCGGCCTGTACGGAAGTACAGGTAATATTGCTACGGAAGTAGCTAAAATTAAAGCGGCAGTGCAGGCAGGAACAAATGCCATTATGGACCTGAGTGTAAGTGGGGATATCGATGCCATGCGCCAGGAAACCCTTGCCGCTGCTCCTACGCCCGTGGGCACCCTTCCCCTGTACCAGGCCCTGGCCGAGGCAGCCGAAAAATACGGCTCTTCCACAAAAATGGAAGCAGAGGGACTATTCGATGTTATTGAGCGCCAGGCAGCCGGGGGGGTTGATTTCCTGGCCCTGCACTGTGGTACCACCATGGACGTTGTGGAGCGGGCCAAAAAAGAAGGCCGCATTGATCCACTGGTGAGTTACGGAGGCTCACACCTTATAGGGTGGATGGTGCATAACCATAGGGAAAACCCCTTATACGAAAATTATGACCGGGTACTGGAGATTGCCCGCAAGTACGACGTTACCATCAGCCTGGCCGACGGCATGCGGCCGGGGTGCCTGGCCGATTCCCTGGACGGGGCGCAGGTGCAGGAACTAGTAATTTTGGGTGAAATGGTGCGGCGGGCCAGGGAAGCCGGGGTGCAGGTAATGGTTAAGGGACCGGGTCACGTACCGGTTGATCAATTGAAAGCTACGGTTACCCTGCAAAAGAGCCTGTGCAAGGGAGCCCCCTATTTTGTTTTCGGGCCCGTGGTAACCGATATAGCAGCGGGCTATGACCATATAAGCGCTGCCGTGGGCGGAGCCATAAGTGCCTGGGCCGGTGCTGAGTTCCTCTGCTATGTAACGGCGGCCGAACACCTGGGGCTACCCGGTGTTGATCAGGTACGGGAGGGAGTGTTTGCCGCCCGTATTGCCGCTCATGCTGCCGATTTGGCCAAAAGCTTACCGGGGGCAGCGGAATGGGATCTGGAAATTTCACGGGCCAGAAAAGAGTTGGATTGGGAAAAACAAATAGAACTGGCCATAGACCCGGATCGGGCCAGGCAGTTGAAAAAAGAAAGAAGCGGCGATTCCTCGTCGGGATGTGCCATGTGCGGTAAATACTGCGCCATGGAGGTAGTGTCCAAGTACCTGGGTGCTTCGAAGAATAGTTGTTAG
- a CDS encoding B12-binding domain-containing radical SAM protein → MKILLLEHPRNIAPHRCNDIANTPLSSSLLTGYAAGMLAGEGHDVEIVEGYLEGLSYAEMESRIAAAKPDLLGVHIIYHWQTDHRLYAFLEQAKQGGLCSYITAYGYYPTFAREEILRDCPALDSVIVGEPEETFAVLAGALSHPAHSGDIPGLARRDEAGNIICSRRKPVQDLDTLPFPVRTGAMLRLPEVNIQGSRGCYGGCTFCYVNPFNGQQSHWRGRSPENIIAEIDHIIGKWGRRDFYFTDPNFFGPGQRGQERALRLASLLKSRNVLFGLEARVNDIHDKTVGPLVEAGLRHLLIGLESGRDQSLQRMNKMTTVAQNERALAILRKHGIEPNIGFIMFEPDSTLADIRVNLEFLRRNDLLKDLFITANVLYHHQIILKGTPVFRNLQREGRLELSSSSAYEGVTAFVHREVAVLADIMRRITNCFFNCIADIWSGEKEQPEHARESYAKLNSLLVKWFETALRALEAGEQFPGEEQDAIVREAEKTILNCLKML, encoded by the coding sequence ATGAAGATACTTTTGCTGGAGCACCCCCGGAATATCGCTCCCCACCGGTGCAACGATATCGCCAATACCCCTCTTTCCTCCAGCCTGCTCACCGGCTACGCCGCCGGGATGCTGGCTGGAGAGGGGCATGATGTGGAAATAGTGGAAGGATACCTGGAGGGATTATCCTATGCAGAAATGGAAAGCCGTATTGCCGCAGCAAAGCCGGATTTACTGGGAGTGCACATAATTTACCACTGGCAGACAGACCACCGGCTTTATGCTTTCCTGGAGCAGGCGAAACAAGGGGGGTTGTGCTCCTATATTACAGCCTACGGGTATTACCCCACCTTTGCCCGGGAGGAAATTTTACGCGACTGCCCGGCCCTGGATTCGGTTATAGTGGGGGAACCAGAGGAGACCTTTGCCGTGCTGGCCGGGGCCCTTTCCCACCCGGCGCATTCGGGGGATATCCCCGGCCTGGCCCGGAGGGACGAAGCAGGTAATATTATCTGCAGTCGGCGCAAGCCGGTGCAAGACCTGGATACCCTTCCCTTTCCCGTGCGCACCGGGGCCATGCTGCGCCTGCCCGAGGTGAACATCCAGGGCAGCCGCGGGTGCTACGGGGGCTGTACCTTTTGCTATGTCAATCCCTTTAATGGTCAGCAATCCCACTGGCGGGGACGGAGCCCGGAGAATATTATAGCGGAAATAGACCATATCATTGGAAAATGGGGAAGAAGGGATTTCTACTTCACAGATCCCAACTTCTTCGGACCGGGACAAAGAGGCCAGGAAAGGGCCCTTCGTCTGGCTTCACTTTTGAAATCTCGTAATGTTCTTTTCGGGCTGGAAGCCCGGGTCAACGATATCCATGACAAAACCGTAGGTCCACTGGTGGAGGCGGGCTTGCGCCACCTTCTCATCGGCCTGGAGAGTGGAAGGGATCAATCCTTGCAGCGCATGAACAAGATGACCACCGTGGCCCAAAACGAAAGAGCTCTGGCTATCCTGCGTAAACATGGCATAGAGCCCAATATTGGCTTTATCATGTTCGAGCCCGATTCCACTCTGGCAGATATACGAGTTAATCTTGAGTTTCTCCGTAGAAATGATCTATTAAAGGATCTTTTCATAACCGCCAATGTGCTCTATCACCACCAGATTATCCTCAAGGGAACTCCCGTCTTCCGAAATTTGCAAAGGGAAGGGCGACTGGAGCTTTCATCCTCGTCAGCTTATGAGGGCGTTACTGCCTTTGTGCACCGGGAAGTGGCTGTTTTGGCCGACATTATGCGGCGTATCACCAACTGCTTTTTCAATTGTATAGCGGATATTTGGAGCGGGGAAAAGGAACAGCCGGAGCATGCGCGGGAAAGTTATGCCAAGCTTAATAGTCTGCTGGTGAAATGGTTTGAAACCGCGTTAAGGGCGCTGGAGGCCGGGGAGCAATTTCCCGGGGAAGAGCAAGATGCCATTGTAAGGGAAGCTGAAAAGACCATTTTAAATTGCTTAAAAATGCTATAA
- the cobT gene encoding nicotinate-nucleotide--dimethylbenzimidazole phosphoribosyltransferase → MQLKLEEVIGRIQPVSDEWRLKAGEYLNNLAIPPGSLGELLDLAQRLASIKETLKPSVKSKAVVTMAGDHGVVDEGVSAFPREVTPQMVANFVVGGASINVLAKVAGARVAVVDLGVAADLNEFVRQEKILSYKLGYGTGNMARGPAMSREQALQALETGMEVAAKLVREGVELLATGDMGIGNTTPSAAILAALSGCQARQAAGKGTGISDEALENKIRVIEKSLEVNKPNPADPVDVLAKVGGFEIGGIAGVILGAAYHRVPVVVDGFISSAGALLAKGLVPESVDYMIASHRSRELGHGLMLEELGLKPLLDLNLRLGEGTGAALAMNIIESAAQVICNVLTFHEAGVASNETALS, encoded by the coding sequence ATGCAATTGAAACTGGAAGAAGTAATTGGGCGTATTCAGCCGGTAAGCGATGAATGGAGACTTAAAGCCGGGGAATACCTGAATAACCTGGCCATTCCTCCGGGAAGCCTGGGCGAACTATTGGACCTGGCGCAGCGCCTGGCTTCTATCAAGGAAACATTGAAGCCCTCGGTCAAAAGCAAAGCAGTAGTCACCATGGCCGGAGACCACGGGGTGGTTGATGAAGGGGTGAGCGCCTTTCCCCGGGAAGTCACCCCCCAGATGGTGGCCAATTTTGTGGTTGGTGGAGCGTCCATAAATGTACTGGCTAAGGTGGCCGGGGCCCGGGTTGCGGTGGTTGACCTGGGCGTGGCCGCCGATCTGAACGAGTTTGTTCGGCAGGAAAAAATTCTTTCCTATAAATTAGGTTATGGAACCGGTAATATGGCCCGGGGGCCGGCCATGTCCCGGGAACAGGCGCTGCAGGCCCTGGAAACAGGTATGGAAGTTGCCGCAAAGCTGGTCCGGGAAGGGGTGGAACTCCTGGCCACCGGAGATATGGGTATCGGTAACACTACTCCCAGCGCTGCCATTTTAGCTGCTCTTTCGGGCTGCCAGGCCCGCCAAGCAGCCGGAAAGGGAACCGGTATCAGCGATGAGGCCCTGGAAAACAAAATACGAGTCATTGAAAAATCCCTGGAGGTTAATAAGCCCAACCCGGCAGATCCCGTGGACGTACTGGCCAAGGTGGGGGGCTTTGAAATAGGCGGCATTGCCGGAGTTATACTGGGGGCGGCGTATCACCGGGTGCCGGTGGTGGTGGACGGGTTCATTTCCTCGGCCGGGGCGTTGTTGGCTAAGGGCCTAGTTCCTGAATCAGTTGATTATATGATAGCATCCCACCGTTCCCGGGAATTAGGGCACGGGCTCATGCTGGAAGAGCTAGGTTTAAAACCTTTGCTGGACCTTAATTTGCGCCTGGGAGAAGGGACCGGAGCGGCCCTGGCCATGAACATTATAGAATCTGCGGCGCAAGTGATATGTAATGTGCTTACCTTCCATGAAGCCGGAGTGGCCAGCAATGAAACCGCCCTTTCTTAA
- the bzaB gene encoding B12 lower ligand biosynthesis ThiC-like protein BzaB, with the protein MTQVLAARAGQVTLEMEAVAARENVDVEIIRAGVAAGVIVIPKNKNRKQIDPCGIGQGLRIKVNALIGTSSDRDDLEMEKRKLLIAQNAGCDTFMDLSTGGDIDGMRQLTLSTVSVPVGGVPVYQAGIEAIEKRGSIVAMQEDDIFAAVEKQAAAGVDFMAIHSALNFDVLKPLQARGRVADIVSRGGAFLTGWMLHNQKENPLYEQFDRLLAILREYDVTLSLGDAIRPGAVADSLDEAQLRGLAVAGELVGRAREAGVQVMVEGPGHVPMHHVESTMVLQKRLCSNAPYFVLGTLATDVAPGYDHITSAIGGALAGAAGVDFICYVTPAEHLGLPTEEDVKEGVIAARIAAHAADIANGNKQALKRDLQMAKARVAQDINKQISLSVDPEKSRKALEGEKEDHCAVCGPDCAAHVAAKYFGIA; encoded by the coding sequence ATGACGCAAGTTTTAGCAGCCCGGGCAGGGCAGGTAACATTGGAAATGGAGGCGGTCGCCGCCCGGGAAAACGTAGATGTTGAAATAATTCGCGCCGGTGTGGCAGCCGGGGTAATTGTCATTCCCAAAAATAAAAATCGTAAACAAATTGATCCTTGTGGGATCGGGCAGGGACTGAGGATTAAAGTGAATGCCCTCATCGGCACCTCCAGCGACCGGGACGACCTGGAAATGGAAAAAAGGAAACTGTTAATTGCACAAAATGCCGGGTGTGATACATTTATGGATTTAAGCACCGGCGGGGACATTGACGGTATGAGACAACTTACTCTGTCCACAGTAAGCGTTCCCGTGGGCGGTGTGCCTGTTTACCAGGCCGGTATAGAAGCCATAGAAAAGCGGGGCAGCATAGTGGCCATGCAGGAAGATGATATTTTTGCGGCGGTGGAGAAACAGGCCGCGGCCGGGGTGGACTTTATGGCCATTCACAGTGCCCTCAACTTCGACGTTTTAAAACCCTTGCAGGCAAGGGGCAGGGTAGCCGATATTGTTAGCCGCGGCGGTGCTTTCTTGACCGGCTGGATGCTGCACAACCAAAAGGAGAATCCCCTTTACGAACAATTTGACCGTCTGCTGGCTATTTTAAGGGAATATGATGTCACCCTTAGTTTAGGTGATGCCATTCGCCCCGGTGCCGTGGCCGATTCCCTGGATGAGGCCCAACTACGGGGGCTGGCGGTGGCCGGAGAACTGGTGGGCAGGGCCCGGGAAGCCGGGGTGCAGGTTATGGTGGAAGGGCCGGGGCATGTGCCTATGCATCATGTGGAATCCACTATGGTATTGCAAAAACGTTTATGTAGCAATGCACCTTATTTTGTCCTGGGGACTTTGGCCACGGATGTGGCTCCTGGCTATGACCATATTACATCGGCTATTGGGGGCGCCCTTGCCGGTGCCGCCGGCGTGGACTTTATTTGTTATGTAACCCCGGCGGAACACCTGGGGCTGCCCACGGAAGAGGATGTTAAGGAAGGGGTTATAGCTGCCCGCATAGCGGCTCACGCGGCGGATATCGCCAATGGAAATAAGCAGGCCCTGAAAAGGGATCTGCAAATGGCCAAGGCCCGCGTGGCCCAGGATATTAATAAACAAATCAGTCTTTCCGTGGACCCGGAAAAATCAAGAAAGGCCCTGGAAGGCGAAAAAGAAGATCACTGCGCCGTTTGCGGCCCTGACTGTGCCGCCCATGTGGCAGCAAAATATTTCGGCATCGCGTGA